In Nitratiruptor sp. YY09-18, a single window of DNA contains:
- a CDS encoding homoserine dehydrogenase has protein sequence MIRVGIIGVGTVGTSVVKVLEKNRDIITARAGKEIKVVKGVVRNLQKHRDINIPLTTDPYEVTDDPSIDIVVELMGGVEDAYKIVKKALQNKKAVVTANKALLAYHRYDLKELAKDIPFEFEASVAGGIPIIKALREGLSANHIEAIRGIMNGTCNYILTKMDKEGADFATVLKEAQELGYAEADPTFDVEGFDAAHKLLILASIAYGIDAKPEDILIEGITKITTLDFEFAKEFGYAIKLLTIAKKRDHEVELRVHPTLIKRSEMIAKVDGVMNGVSVIGDVVGETMYYGPGAGGDATASAVISNIIDIARGGKCSPMLGFKKPLESGMRLASRESIETKYYLRLLVEDRPGILAKIAKIFGEHTISIESMLQKPAEGSLAHLLLSTHKCNEADINRALESLKTQEFLRQEPVMIRMEE, from the coding sequence ATGATACGAGTAGGAATCATTGGAGTAGGAACTGTTGGCACAAGTGTTGTAAAAGTTTTAGAAAAAAACCGTGATATTATTACTGCAAGAGCTGGAAAAGAGATCAAAGTAGTCAAAGGTGTTGTACGCAACTTGCAAAAACACCGTGATATCAACATACCTCTGACAACAGATCCCTATGAAGTGACTGATGATCCAAGTATCGATATCGTTGTGGAGCTTATGGGTGGCGTAGAAGATGCTTACAAGATTGTTAAGAAAGCATTGCAAAATAAAAAAGCTGTAGTAACAGCAAATAAGGCTCTACTTGCCTATCACCGCTATGATCTCAAAGAGCTAGCCAAAGATATTCCATTTGAGTTTGAGGCGAGTGTTGCTGGGGGTATTCCTATCATCAAAGCTTTACGGGAGGGGCTAAGTGCCAACCATATTGAAGCGATTCGCGGCATTATGAATGGAACGTGCAACTATATCCTCACCAAAATGGATAAAGAGGGAGCTGACTTTGCTACAGTGCTCAAGGAGGCACAAGAGCTAGGCTATGCAGAAGCCGATCCAACCTTTGATGTAGAAGGCTTTGATGCTGCACACAAACTGCTCATATTAGCAAGTATTGCTTACGGGATCGATGCCAAACCAGAAGATATTTTGATTGAGGGAATTACCAAGATCACGACACTCGATTTTGAGTTTGCCAAAGAGTTTGGCTATGCGATCAAACTTTTGACAATTGCTAAGAAGCGAGATCATGAAGTGGAGCTACGTGTCCATCCTACACTCATCAAGCGCTCGGAGATGATTGCAAAAGTTGATGGTGTGATGAATGGTGTGAGTGTTATTGGGGATGTGGTAGGTGAAACTATGTATTATGGTCCTGGAGCTGGTGGAGATGCCACAGCAAGTGCAGTGATATCAAATATTATCGATATTGCCCGCGGCGGTAAATGCTCTCCAATGCTGGGATTTAAAAAGCCATTAGAGAGTGGTATGCGCCTTGCTTCTAGGGAGAGTATTGAGACAAAATATTATCTGCGCCTTTTAGTTGAAGATAGGCCTGGAATCCTGGCAAAGATTGCAAAAATTTTTGGTGAGCATACGATTTCAATAGAATCGATGTTGCAAAAACCAGCCGAAGGTTCGCTTGCACATCTTTTGCTCTCTACCCACAAATGCAATGAAGCAGATATCAATAGGGCTCTTGAAAGCCTTAAAACGCAAGAGTTTCTTCGCCAAGAACCTGTTATGATAAGAATGGAAGAGTAG
- a CDS encoding LL-diaminopimelate aminotransferase has protein sequence MFNEIRFNKIERLPKYVFAAVNELKMAARRAGEDVIDFSMGNPDGPAPQHIIDKLIEAAQKPKNHGYSASKGIYKLRLAICNWYERRYGVALDPETEAVATMGSKEGYVHLVQAITNPGDVAIVPDPTYPIHSYAFILAGGSVHKTELVFDEEFRVDEERFFQDLHKALNDAFPKPKYLVVNFPHNPSTAIVTPEFYKELVKIAKKERFYIISDIAYADLTYDGYKTPSVLAVDGAKDVAVESFTLSKSYNMAGWRVGFVVGNKKLVGALQKIKSWIDYGMFTPIQVAATVALNGPQDCVEEIRKKYEKRRDVLIESFGRAGWKMNKPHATMFVWARIPEEFRDMGSLEFSKKLLTQAKVAVSPGIGFGEGGEEYVRIALIENEKRIRQAAKNVKQFLREYRGEG, from the coding sequence ATGTTTAATGAGATACGATTTAATAAAATAGAAAGACTTCCCAAATATGTCTTTGCAGCTGTGAATGAGCTTAAGATGGCAGCAAGAAGAGCAGGAGAAGATGTAATCGATTTTAGTATGGGAAATCCCGATGGCCCAGCTCCACAGCACATTATAGATAAACTCATAGAAGCTGCGCAAAAACCAAAAAATCATGGATATAGTGCAAGCAAAGGTATTTATAAACTCCGTTTAGCAATCTGCAACTGGTATGAAAGACGCTATGGTGTAGCACTTGACCCTGAGACTGAAGCTGTTGCTACCATGGGTAGCAAAGAGGGTTATGTCCACCTCGTGCAGGCCATCACCAATCCTGGAGATGTAGCAATAGTTCCAGATCCTACCTACCCAATTCACTCATATGCTTTTATCCTTGCTGGCGGAAGCGTGCATAAGACGGAACTTGTTTTTGATGAGGAGTTTCGTGTAGATGAAGAGCGCTTTTTCCAAGATCTCCACAAAGCTCTCAATGATGCATTTCCAAAGCCAAAATATCTTGTTGTCAACTTTCCACACAATCCCTCCACTGCAATAGTGACACCAGAGTTTTACAAAGAGCTCGTGAAAATTGCAAAAAAAGAGCGTTTTTATATTATTAGCGATATTGCGTATGCAGATCTCACATATGATGGCTATAAAACCCCTTCGGTTTTGGCGGTAGATGGTGCTAAAGATGTAGCTGTTGAGAGTTTTACCCTCTCTAAAAGCTATAATATGGCAGGATGGCGCGTAGGATTTGTTGTAGGAAACAAAAAACTTGTGGGAGCTTTGCAAAAGATTAAGAGTTGGATAGATTATGGTATGTTTACGCCAATCCAAGTAGCGGCGACTGTAGCACTCAATGGTCCGCAAGATTGTGTAGAGGAGATTCGTAAGAAGTATGAAAAGAGACGCGATGTGCTCATCGAGTCTTTTGGCAGAGCTGGATGGAAGATGAATAAACCTCATGCCACTATGTTTGTCTGGGCAAGAATTCCTGAAGAGTTTCGCGATATGGGAAGCCTGGAGTTTTCCAAAAAACTTCTCACCCAAGCTAAAGTAGCAGTAAGTCCTGGCATAGGCTTTGGCGAGGGAGGAGAAGAGTATGTGCGTATAGCTCTCATTGAAAACGAAAAGCGTATCAGACAAGCAGCGAAAAATGTCAAGCAGTTTTTGCGTGAATACAGAGGTGAAGGATGA
- the rlmB gene encoding 23S rRNA (guanosine(2251)-2'-O)-methyltransferase RlmB gives MIVYGKQIFLYILARHPELIEEVYVARPLEKEQFTKLQKMGVKVIKIDNKKAQSLSRGGNHQGVLLKIKEFIFTPFNEIKESPFLVVLYGITDVGNIGSIVRSAYALGVDGVVISGLKQLKMSGVVRRSSGAALDMPIALKENIFDLIKELQDLGTKVYGADMQGVDVRSERFTSKRAIILGSESEGVPQKALQKCDKTLKIAMKRPFDSLNVAAAAAIFIDRMRDE, from the coding sequence ATGATAGTTTATGGCAAACAGATTTTTTTGTATATTTTAGCTCGCCATCCAGAGCTTATCGAAGAGGTGTATGTCGCAAGACCATTAGAAAAAGAGCAGTTTACAAAACTGCAAAAAATGGGTGTAAAAGTTATCAAAATAGATAATAAAAAGGCGCAAAGCCTTAGCCGCGGTGGCAATCATCAGGGAGTTTTGCTCAAAATCAAAGAGTTTATTTTCACTCCATTTAACGAGATTAAAGAGTCTCCATTTTTGGTGGTTCTCTATGGGATTACCGATGTAGGTAATATCGGATCGATTGTACGTAGCGCTTATGCTTTGGGTGTTGATGGTGTAGTGATCAGTGGACTTAAGCAGCTAAAGATGAGTGGGGTTGTGCGTAGAAGTAGTGGTGCTGCTCTAGACATGCCAATAGCTTTGAAAGAGAATATTTTTGATCTTATTAAAGAGTTGCAAGATCTTGGCACAAAAGTATATGGGGCAGATATGCAAGGAGTTGATGTAAGGAGTGAAAGGTTTACATCTAAAAGAGCTATAATATTGGGAAGCGAGAGTGAAGGGGTGCCACAAAAGGCTCTGCAAAAGTGTGATAAAACACTCAAAATTGCAATGAAGAGACCCTTTGACTCTCTCAATGTAGCGGCTGCTGCAGCAATTTTTATCGATAGGATGAGAGATGAGTGA
- the rsmI gene encoding 16S rRNA (cytidine(1402)-2'-O)-methyltransferase, whose protein sequence is MLTLLPTPIGNLEDITFRALRALEQCSVVLCEDTRVAKRLLQLLAQKFSLEFGQKRFISLHEHNQNAFLAKLEPSFFSQDVVYMSDAGMPGISDPGAKLVAYAQEHNIPYTVLPGPSAFVTAYVASGFGQKEFCFYGFLPHKGQERSQSLQKILQNSHNVILYEAPHRLLKLLEEITQIDPSRDLFLAKELTKIHEKFYKGEAKDLFEQLKNENIKGEWVVVVRASQQKQEQLCLGVEDLLALSLPKKELAKLLAKVSEKSVKEWYSILTKS, encoded by the coding sequence TTGCTCACACTTCTTCCTACCCCCATCGGTAATCTTGAAGATATTACTTTCAGAGCCCTGCGGGCTCTTGAGCAATGCAGTGTAGTCTTATGTGAAGATACGCGAGTAGCAAAACGACTCCTCCAACTTCTAGCACAAAAATTTTCTCTAGAGTTTGGTCAAAAACGCTTCATCTCTTTGCATGAACATAACCAAAATGCATTCTTAGCAAAACTTGAGCCATCTTTTTTTTCGCAAGATGTAGTCTACATGAGTGATGCAGGTATGCCTGGTATCAGTGATCCAGGGGCAAAGCTTGTAGCATATGCACAAGAGCATAATATCCCATATACCGTTCTTCCAGGACCTAGTGCATTTGTGACAGCATATGTGGCTAGTGGTTTTGGCCAGAAAGAGTTTTGTTTCTATGGTTTTTTGCCACACAAAGGGCAAGAGCGGTCGCAAAGCCTTCAAAAAATCCTCCAAAATTCTCACAATGTAATCCTCTATGAAGCACCTCACCGTCTCTTGAAGCTTTTGGAAGAGATTACACAAATCGACCCATCAAGAGATCTTTTCTTGGCAAAAGAGCTGACTAAAATACACGAGAAATTTTATAAAGGAGAAGCCAAGGATCTTTTCGAGCAGCTAAAAAATGAAAATATCAAAGGTGAGTGGGTTGTTGTAGTGCGAGCAAGTCAGCAAAAACAGGAGCAATTATGCCTTGGTGTGGAGGATCTTCTAGCACTTTCACTACCCAAAAAAGAGCTTGCTAAACTCCTTGCCAAAGTGAGTGAAAAAAGTGTTAAAGAGTGGTATAGCATACTTACGAAATCTTAA
- the rpmE gene encoding 50S ribosomal protein L31: protein MKKGIHPEYVECEVTCACGNHFVVLSNKPQLKIDICNKCHPFFTGSEKIVDTAGRVDKFKKKYNLK from the coding sequence ATGAAAAAAGGAATTCACCCAGAGTATGTTGAGTGTGAAGTAACATGTGCTTGTGGGAACCATTTTGTAGTGCTTTCAAATAAACCACAGCTCAAAATTGATATTTGCAATAAATGTCACCCATTTTTTACTGGTAGTGAAAAGATTGTAGATACTGCTGGACGTGTAGATAAGTTTAAGAAAAAATACAATCTCAAGTAA
- a CDS encoding prepilin-type N-terminal cleavage/methylation domain-containing protein has protein sequence MRKGFTLIELIFVMVVIGVLAAIALPKFKQLKQNAELTNLISAYTTVVQNAPASFFNETELNNIRPQDLNMTDLLQVQAYQTNTGKGWWKSSDNDTVRYYVDPYDYIQFYYNDSQYSPQIRIFTYIHGSKKADMQSKLANKLGLVFANDRNTTTLDLADQ, from the coding sequence ATGCGCAAGGGATTTACGCTCATAGAGCTCATATTCGTAATGGTAGTTATAGGTGTGTTGGCAGCAATCGCTCTGCCTAAGTTCAAACAGCTCAAGCAAAATGCTGAGCTTACAAACCTCATTTCAGCTTATACAACTGTAGTGCAAAACGCTCCTGCTTCGTTTTTTAATGAAACAGAGCTCAACAACATAAGACCACAAGATCTCAATATGACAGATTTACTCCAAGTACAAGCATATCAAACAAATACAGGTAAAGGCTGGTGGAAAAGCAGTGATAATGATACCGTAAGATATTATGTTGATCCATATGATTATATCCAGTTCTATTACAACGATAGTCAGTACTCTCCTCAAATAAGAATATTTACTTACATTCATGGTTCGAAAAAGGCTGATATGCAAAGTAAATTGGCAAATAAATTAGGTCTCGTGTTTGCTAACGATAGAAATACAACAACGTTAGATCTTGCTGATCAGTAA
- a CDS encoding type II secretion system protein: MQRSFTLVELIFVMVVIGVLAAIAIPKFRGLTSHSKITAEIATASTIQTAIDDVHSDWIVSENGFSWGNNRSDQDLNSKGYPKKLGDCPPAFNWILKNSNSTDAKWSCEERSGKFYYHGPASNPQSGVKENGASKPDHNDCWIYDPNTGTFSFSENCSG, translated from the coding sequence ATGCAACGATCTTTTACCTTAGTTGAACTCATATTTGTTATGGTGGTCATAGGTGTTTTGGCCGCCATAGCAATCCCTAAATTTCGAGGCCTAACCTCACACTCCAAAATAACTGCTGAGATTGCAACAGCTTCGACGATACAAACGGCAATAGATGATGTACATAGTGATTGGATTGTAAGTGAGAATGGCTTTAGCTGGGGCAATAATCGTAGCGATCAAGATCTGAATTCCAAAGGCTATCCCAAAAAGCTTGGTGATTGTCCACCTGCATTTAACTGGATACTTAAAAATTCAAACAGTACAGATGCTAAATGGAGCTGCGAAGAGAGAAGCGGAAAATTTTACTACCACGGACCAGCTTCAAATCCCCAAAGTGGTGTCAAAGAGAATGGAGCTAGCAAACCAGACCACAATGACTGCTGGATATATGACCCAAATACAGGCACTTTTAGCTTCAGTGAAAACTGTAGCGGTTAA
- a CDS encoding type II secretion system F family protein — translation MKYYRILYKIGRKKDYYILQAENRADAINKFLSLGIGVLIEITQISEPLSIKLERLKKRLTNPIKNRSVNLEHYIALLEQLSVMLDAGLPLNFALSEVIKNEKDPMLKAIFSQIADDIESGKSLYEAAKRYKIQLGTLSLSLFRLGEETGNLAEEIGHLAKVMQEILDNRRKFKKATRYPIFIIIAMIIAFVVVTILVIPQFEAFFKESDMELPLPTQFLLWFEHALIDYGPYILIGALGMSGVLGYLYKNNEKVRLLLDKILLKIFIIGNAIYYAMMSRFTYIFQVLNDAGVPLIDSIKIALEIVENSYLRSKLSKIVESIEEGKSLYQGFAQTELFENMVIEMIRSGEIGGGMSRMFQKINKIYKDRFDYMVDNIAVLIEPLLIAAIAGFVLTLALGIFLPMWNLTQVSG, via the coding sequence GTGAAATACTATCGCATTCTCTATAAAATCGGTCGCAAGAAGGACTATTACATTCTCCAAGCCGAAAATAGAGCAGATGCGATCAATAAATTTCTCTCCCTTGGAATTGGGGTATTGATAGAGATTACACAAATTAGTGAACCGCTCTCAATAAAACTTGAGCGCCTCAAAAAAAGACTCACCAATCCTATCAAAAACCGCAGTGTCAATCTTGAGCACTATATTGCACTTTTAGAGCAGCTTAGCGTTATGCTTGATGCTGGATTACCCTTGAATTTCGCTCTTTCTGAAGTGATCAAAAATGAAAAAGATCCGATGCTCAAAGCTATTTTTTCTCAAATTGCAGATGATATAGAGAGTGGCAAGAGTCTCTATGAAGCTGCCAAGCGATACAAAATACAGTTAGGTACGCTCTCTCTTTCTCTTTTTCGCTTGGGCGAAGAGACGGGGAATCTTGCTGAAGAGATTGGGCATTTAGCAAAAGTGATGCAAGAGATTCTCGATAACCGCCGCAAATTCAAAAAGGCAACGCGCTATCCTATATTTATCATCATTGCTATGATTATTGCGTTTGTTGTTGTTACAATTTTAGTCATCCCGCAGTTTGAAGCCTTTTTCAAAGAGTCAGATATGGAACTTCCTCTACCTACACAATTTTTGCTCTGGTTTGAACATGCCCTCATCGATTATGGTCCATATATTTTGATAGGTGCATTGGGTATGAGTGGAGTGTTGGGGTATCTGTATAAAAACAATGAGAAAGTGCGTCTCTTGTTAGATAAGATTTTATTAAAGATATTTATTATAGGAAATGCCATATATTATGCGATGATGAGCCGTTTTACCTATATTTTCCAGGTGCTCAATGATGCGGGAGTACCACTTATTGATTCGATTAAAATTGCTTTGGAGATTGTAGAAAACAGCTACCTTCGCTCGAAGCTTTCCAAAATTGTCGAATCGATTGAGGAGGGTAAATCACTCTACCAGGGTTTTGCCCAAACAGAGCTTTTTGAAAATATGGTGATAGAGATGATTCGAAGTGGTGAGATTGGTGGTGGGATGTCGAGGATGTTTCAAAAGATAAATAAAATCTATAAAGACCGCTTCGACTATATGGTGGACAATATTGCAGTTCTCATTGAGCCTCTACTTATTGCTGCAATTGCTGGATTTGTCCTCACACTCGCGCTTGGTATATTCTTACCTATGTGGAACCTCACACAAGTGAGTGGGTAG
- a CDS encoding GspE/PulE family protein produces MIRQKIRLGDLLIQEELLTQEQLEHALKLQKESNYSKKLGQILVEEGFVTQKDLLKVLSKQLGYEFIDLYGQKIDFDKLARYPLQILKNAKAVPFDEDEDYIYIATSDPLNYEALDILERTLMKPLKIYLAPDDEVEAIFHRLSILEDTKFIIEEVKKELHTEGLKKEGEESAVMRLIHLIIKDSILRRASDIHIEPDEKKAVVRARIDGVLQETFVFDTEIYNALDTRIKLLGGLDISEKRKPQDGRFSMTIENKLYDFRLSTSPTIYGESLVMRVLDREKALLRLEELGFEDENLENFNRIIHYPYGIVLITGPTGSGKTTTLYAALNEIKNIHNKVMTIEDPVEYRLPLVQQVQVNEKAGLTFAVAVRSFLRQDPDVILIGEIRDSETLNAAAQASLTGHLVFSTLHTNDAPGAISRFAQMGLAPYMIADAMVGVVAQRLVRKICPYCKKETHLPPSIYKIVQKYLPDDYTVYRGLGCPKCDFTGYFGRTMISEILVIDEDIAKLISEGATKFEIYEYAVSHKGFKPMIYDGIKKALKGITTIEEVLRVTKEK; encoded by the coding sequence ATGATACGACAAAAGATTCGCCTAGGCGACCTCCTCATCCAAGAGGAACTTCTTACCCAAGAGCAGCTCGAACATGCGCTCAAACTGCAAAAGGAGAGTAATTACTCCAAAAAACTTGGGCAGATTCTTGTAGAAGAGGGATTTGTTACCCAAAAAGATCTCCTCAAAGTTTTAAGTAAGCAATTGGGATACGAGTTTATAGATCTCTATGGTCAGAAGATCGATTTTGACAAGCTTGCGCGCTATCCCCTCCAGATACTCAAAAACGCCAAAGCCGTTCCATTTGATGAAGATGAAGACTATATCTATATAGCCACATCAGACCCCCTCAACTACGAGGCTCTTGATATACTTGAACGCACACTTATGAAACCGCTCAAGATCTATCTCGCACCCGATGATGAGGTCGAGGCGATCTTCCACCGCCTCTCTATATTGGAAGATACCAAATTTATTATCGAAGAGGTGAAAAAAGAGCTCCATACCGAAGGATTGAAAAAAGAGGGTGAAGAGAGTGCGGTTATGCGCCTCATTCATCTTATCATCAAAGATTCAATTCTTCGTCGAGCAAGTGATATACATATAGAGCCAGATGAGAAAAAGGCAGTTGTACGTGCACGTATCGATGGTGTGTTGCAAGAGACCTTTGTATTTGATACAGAGATCTACAATGCTCTTGATACGCGTATCAAACTCCTGGGGGGTCTCGATATTTCAGAGAAGCGTAAGCCCCAGGATGGGCGCTTTTCTATGACGATAGAAAACAAGCTCTACGATTTTAGGCTTTCGACGTCGCCAACAATTTATGGCGAATCACTGGTTATGCGGGTGCTTGATAGAGAAAAGGCACTCTTACGCCTCGAAGAGCTTGGTTTTGAGGATGAAAATCTAGAAAATTTTAATCGCATTATCCACTATCCATACGGAATAGTTCTTATCACCGGTCCAACAGGAAGTGGTAAAACGACTACACTCTATGCTGCGCTCAATGAGATCAAAAATATTCACAATAAAGTGATGACCATAGAAGATCCAGTAGAGTATCGTTTGCCACTGGTGCAGCAGGTGCAGGTCAATGAGAAAGCTGGGCTTACCTTTGCTGTGGCGGTGCGAAGCTTCTTGCGACAAGATCCAGATGTGATTCTCATAGGTGAGATTCGCGATAGCGAAACCCTCAATGCTGCTGCGCAAGCTTCACTCACTGGTCACCTGGTATTTTCCACCCTCCATACCAATGATGCACCTGGTGCGATCTCACGTTTTGCACAAATGGGATTAGCTCCTTATATGATAGCTGATGCGATGGTAGGAGTTGTTGCGCAGCGGTTGGTGCGCAAAATTTGTCCATATTGCAAAAAAGAGACTCACCTTCCGCCATCAATTTACAAAATTGTACAAAAATATCTACCAGATGATTATACAGTTTACAGAGGTCTTGGATGTCCAAAGTGCGACTTTACAGGGTATTTTGGCAGAACAATGATCTCTGAAATTTTAGTAATTGATGAAGATATAGCCAAACTCATTAGCGAAGGGGCTACAAAATTTGAGATCTATGAGTATGCAGTGAGTCACAAAGGCTTTAAACCTATGATCTATGATGGGATCAAGAAGGCTCTTAAGGGCATTACAACTATTGAAGAAGTTTTGCGGGTAACGAAGGAAAAGTAG
- a CDS encoding tetratricopeptide repeat protein, protein MISKFEELERRCKRRKLKRFTLLGLLIVILTSVAWYGYSYMQKSSYVKNEIANKQKESPAPRSNPSSKPATKSLQKEPSPKPPERKCFGIQVMYAYDTMMDNVFNMKLKALKMGIPCHIRYGKTLENGKKEVYLICATSPKKSALKPLINQVKRLHWDYVVVNDECRYVEYKKRKKRIKEKRKEPIISTVSAPKEQKVSIETKSVDVEALKKLYSQRKSYDLAMKIAKSYYAKSNYSQAAKWAKRANRLDPQQEGAWILYAKSLYKKGYKTKAKEVLRAFLDFKDSKQAKKLLESWQ, encoded by the coding sequence TTGATTAGTAAATTTGAGGAGTTGGAGCGCCGCTGCAAAAGGCGTAAACTCAAGAGATTTACACTTTTGGGGCTATTGATAGTAATTTTAACAAGTGTAGCATGGTATGGATATAGCTATATGCAAAAGAGTTCATATGTCAAAAATGAGATAGCTAATAAACAAAAAGAGTCACCTGCTCCTAGATCCAATCCTTCATCGAAACCTGCAACAAAAAGCTTACAAAAAGAGCCATCGCCAAAACCTCCAGAGCGCAAATGTTTTGGCATTCAGGTGATGTATGCATACGATACTATGATGGATAATGTTTTTAATATGAAGTTAAAAGCATTGAAAATGGGGATTCCGTGCCATATACGATATGGTAAAACATTGGAAAATGGAAAAAAAGAGGTCTATCTCATCTGTGCAACATCACCAAAAAAGAGTGCACTCAAACCTCTCATAAACCAGGTAAAAAGGCTCCATTGGGACTATGTAGTCGTCAATGATGAGTGCCGCTACGTAGAGTATAAAAAGCGCAAAAAACGTATAAAAGAAAAGCGCAAAGAGCCGATTATAAGTACAGTATCTGCTCCCAAAGAGCAAAAGGTATCGATAGAGACCAAAAGCGTAGATGTAGAGGCTCTCAAAAAGCTCTATAGCCAAAGAAAGAGCTACGACTTAGCTATGAAGATAGCTAAGAGTTACTACGCAAAGAGCAATTACTCCCAAGCAGCAAAATGGGCAAAGAGGGCTAATAGACTCGATCCACAGCAAGAGGGAGCATGGATACTCTATGCAAAGAGTCTCTATAAAAAGGGTTATAAAACAAAAGCCAAAGAGGTGCTTCGCGCATTTTTAGATTTTAAAGATTCCAAACAAGCAAAAAAACTGCTAGAGAGTTGGCAATGA
- a CDS encoding ATP-binding protein, which translates to MADFKAIAKIFEDRVEGIELYQTRSFLQTKNQLLDILENETRQMLFLVGAPGCGKSVFLENLSSLLENRYEVIKYNTPFFEPVDFVRNLLQKKSIDAAANSLEELLEQLIKEYENSQTLIAIDEAQLLTKDMIELIRILADSKAFWFLLAMHKHESSKILQEPQFSSRPHRVLEMGLMQPNEVQEYIHKELLREGEYILEQKISNDLAKYIYKLTKGNFRDTKKLLNRMFLLMDAALSLDKKGYDKPNKCLVTMAAMDGGLID; encoded by the coding sequence ATGGCTGATTTTAAAGCCATTGCCAAAATATTTGAAGATAGGGTAGAGGGAATCGAGCTCTATCAAACCCGCTCCTTCTTGCAGACAAAAAATCAGCTTCTTGATATATTGGAAAATGAGACGCGTCAGATGCTCTTTTTGGTAGGAGCGCCAGGATGTGGAAAGTCGGTTTTTTTAGAAAATCTCTCCTCATTGCTTGAAAATCGCTATGAAGTCATCAAATACAACACCCCCTTTTTTGAGCCAGTAGATTTTGTAAGAAACCTTTTACAAAAGAAGAGCATAGACGCTGCTGCAAATTCTCTCGAAGAGCTTTTAGAGCAGCTCATCAAAGAGTATGAAAACTCTCAAACACTCATCGCAATAGATGAAGCGCAGCTTCTAACCAAGGATATGATAGAGCTTATTCGCATACTTGCTGATTCCAAGGCTTTTTGGTTTTTGCTTGCCATGCACAAACACGAATCAAGCAAGATATTACAAGAGCCGCAGTTTTCATCTCGTCCTCATAGAGTTCTCGAGATGGGTTTGATGCAACCTAATGAGGTGCAAGAATACATTCACAAAGAGCTTTTAAGAGAGGGAGAATATATATTAGAGCAAAAAATCTCTAATGATTTAGCGAAATATATCTATAAACTGACAAAAGGGAATTTTCGCGATACAAAGAAACTGCTCAATCGTATGTTTTTGCTTATGGATGCAGCACTTTCACTTGATAAAAAAGGGTACGACAAGCCAAATAAGTGTCTTGTAACAATGGCTGCCATGGATGGAGGCTTGATTGATTAG